DNA sequence from the Malus domestica chromosome 06, GDT2T_hap1 genome:
taaaaggtatcccaaaataatgcatcaaataaaacaagggtattttcgtcattttaacagtatttttttaataattaattatcattAGGCACGGCTAGGATTTGTAGAGAATTCCATAAATTTTGCATGAATGaaatgtaaaataaaacgtCAATTGCAGTTTTTAATTACCTCATTTCCATCACAAATTGAGAGGATTAAATTAATATCCATGACTTCTCTATCAAACCACTTGCATGTCTTATCACGACTTGGTATACACTTGTACTAAAAGATGTTCAAGTGGCCAACTTATAGAAACAATGAAGAAAAAAGAGTGTGAACGCTATCTTCAGTGGTAGAGAGGAATTTTTTATACTGTATATAGAATTGTTCACTCTTTGTGAATGCTATCTTCAGTGGTCAAAAGTGTGAATGCTATCTTCAGTGATAGAGAGGAAATTTTTATACTGTATACATAATTGTTCACTCTTTGTATACTCTTATCCTTACTATCTTGCGATTCCTCATTTCCTTTTGACCTTTTGCATTCCCCTGGTTAACTTtgttcattgatttttttttttgaggtcaAAAGGGGATACtccattaaaataaataaataaatgaaaaaaaaaacctaacttACAACAATAAGTtctatagagaaaaaaaaaaaaaaacacgctTCAAGAGTTcaattggagaaaaaaaaaaactcatcacTTGTGCATGTTCAAATTGATAAAGGTTAACAAGAATTTTGTTTCAAAGTAGtgacttcaagtgtttttctttAACGTTTATTGATTTCAAAGACTTCTATAATGAGACATAGTTCAGAGCTTAAAGTCCATTGTCCCACCTCATGAAGCCACCCACACAACTGATCAAACCACCCCAGCTCCATCTAAACTCCAAACCTCTCCATTGACAACAAGACAAAGGCAGCAACGCATTGATAAGATTGAATGAGAAGTGtgctacttagtactacggctTAGTagtatttcttttcatttgtaagtaagatGTTTTAGTTCGATTCCCGCCAAATGCGTAGTTAAACCACATTACTATGACGAGCTCATTGTAGGACTTAGCCCACTTCCCCACTCCTTAGCGAAGATATTATCGTttgctccaaaaaaaaaaagttgaatgagAAGAATATTCGTTAAGCATATGCTTCTAGGGTTACCAATTGTGGCTTAGTGTATAAAAAATAGGCCGTTTGTGCTCTTTTTCTTCGTTTTAGCTCGTAAACAAGTCTCTTTGACAAAAGCATAATGATCAATACAAACCTTTGAATCTGTTCAGAGACTACAAACCTAATTTTAAGTGTTCTCGTCACAGGATGTGCGAGCAGCGGACTGTTCTACGGGTTGATTGCAGCCTTGTTATATGTACCATTCATAATGCCATGCACGTACCGTACAAAGCTGTGCAGCAAGTACAAATCTAATCGAGTCCACTGCACCCGATTGGGTCACCATTTCTTCTGTGAGCCCTGCGCTATTTGCCAAGAATACAGGGAGCTCCAGTTCAGATGGATTGACTCTTCAATCGGATGGATATGAAATGTGCAAAGGAATCCAAGTTTACATCAGCAGCAGCCACCGTTTAATATGATGATGCCTCTAGGGAACCAGAATATGAATCAATGTTgattcaaaacaaattactgtTTGTGATGAACTCTTCTCAACCGTTTGCAAACTTTTATGTACATCTACTGTCAGCTGGGCCGGGGTATGCATGCATGCTTGCCTCAAGGCCAACTTTTTTTGTGCTATATCGTGACACTGTTTTCCTATAGGAAAGAATAGTCTAAATCctcatttttcaaaattatcTTCTCGACTATAGGGAACTAAGAAGCATATATATTGGTTAAttaaaagtttttattttttttatttttttagttttagaaTATTGAATATATAATGTAAGTCACGAAACATATGGATTTATTCTTTCCAGGATAGAAAACTAACCATTTGGAAATATTAattatccttttttttaatattaattaattatcctGACTGAAAAGAAAAGCATCCGCAACTGCAATTAATATTCGTCTGATATGCAGAACTCCAGAAATTATATATGCATTCATGAAATGTAGAATATAATGCAAATTGCAGTTATAAATTACCTCATTTCcataaaaaaattgagaaaatttaaattaatatgTCGATGACTTCTCTATCAAACCACTTGTCTTATAAAAACCGACTTGGTACTTGGTATTAAAAGATATTTTTAGTGGCCAACTTATAGCAGCAACGGGGAAGAAAGTGTGAATGTAATACTCAGTTGTAGAGAGAAAATTGTTACTGTATGTGGAACCAATGAATATAGCGTGCACTCCTTTTTCTCCTTTGTTGCTATATATAATTTGGCCACTAGAACTCTCTTTTAATACAAGTACTATAAACATGTGTGTGTGGAAACTTCATATAAGAGGGATCTTGTTTTATTGTTCATGAAGTAGATACTCGATTCGTCATTCATTTTGTGGTTATCATGTCAATATTGTGTTCAATGATATCGATATGGACAATATATTTGGTGACAGTAATTGTAGTTTACTACACCAATGAATGTTGTTGTACCTATTGTCAATTGTCCTGATATGATATATTGTCGAGTATCCCTTTCCATTTACAGTGGAGCAGAATCCCTCTTCAAAAAATGTGcatatacataattatattataaataCATATTAGTTGAAACATTCAACTAAATTGGGTAGTTAACAAGGATCTCTTGAAGCAATATGATTTTCCCATTGATTTTAATTAGGATGTTTCGTGCGGTTGAAGAGGCCATGTGCTCAACGAATATATAAACCACTATTAAGGTCAACCTAGTTATGTTCTTCACTAGAGATTATAGTTTGGTGGGTCAACTCCTCCACTAGCAACCAAAATTTGTCTTACAATTTGTAGACACATTGCACTAGCTACCAGCATTTTTCTGCATTTTGCAAGAATCTAATGACATTCTGGTCAAAGTAAACTCTTCTGCAATTCCATGCACTGCATTATTATCCACCAGACACTATACAGCGAGCACCACGACTTTCCCACGATAAGTATTGAAGTTGAACAAATCCATATAATCTATCCCCTCTCTCACGTAAAGAAGGTATCTGTAGAAGAAAGTAAAGTCTCTATCAGAAATTTGACCAAGTAAACTTAACTTTCATTGAAGAGTTGTACTGTGTACATGTGATTAAGTTGGACATCCATgttaaaattatttgttttgttagGCATTTCTTTTTTCTCGTAAGATCATTGACTTTCAATAGCTTTGTAAATAGCTGTTTGTATGTATGACTTTGATATATATCCCGATAGAAATCCGACAAGTAGGGTTTTGTTAATTAGTAAGAAGCTTCCTCCATTGCACAACATGTTCCTTTCATTAGTTGGAGTGgcacatatatttatatacacatatatatattaatgtacATCATGCAACTATTGTTTTCATCCGCAGCTCCCTGTCTCTATATATCTCTATTTCTCTGAGATCCCatcaaaaagaaaattagagAGGGAGTAGCTAGCTAGGCTAATGGGAAATCCAGAAGGAGAGCCGTCTGCGTTcgagggtgattatgaaccctACCAACCTCAGGTGGAGGTGGAGTATGAGTTACAAGCTGATCAACAATTTCAATACCAACAAGTGCCTGAAACCACCAGCCAAGACCAAAACCAACAAGATCAATACCAACCAACACCACAACCGCCACCCAGTGTACCTCAAAATAATTATGACCCCCAAGCACAAGCACAACCACAATCACAGCAAGGAGTCCTCCAGCAACTACCGCCATCCCAGCCTCAGCCGGTAGGGTTCCCACCACCACAAGGTCCTGCACAACAAAACCCCTACCAGACTCCAACGCCTCAGCCAGCGCAATTCCCTCCTCAAAGCCCGCAACAGTTCCCACCACAAAACCCACAATTCCACCAACAAGCAAACTATCAGCAGCCTAGGCCTGCACAGTTTCCACCCCAACCCCAGAATAATATGCAAACCAATCCAAACCCTAATCCCATGTATGCAAATGTGCCTAACCAACCTGGGGCGGCCTACCCTCCACAAGGACCACAACCAATGGGCATGGGGAACCAACGACCTCCAGCACAGTTTCCTCCCCAATCTCCAGCACAATTTCCTCCCCAATCTCCAGCACAATATCCTCCCCAGTCTCCAGCACTATATCCTCCCAAATCTCCAACGAATTATAATGAACAATATCAGAAGCCGGCAGTGCAATTTTCCACACAGAATCAACAATACCAACAACAGCAGCCTAATAATGGTTATGCTGCTCAAGGGGTTCCAATACAGCCGAGTCCTTACCAGCAGAATGTTGGCACTGAGCCCTGGAGTTCTAAGTTATTTGATTGCATGGATGATCCAATGAATGGTACGTACGtacgtacatacatac
Encoded proteins:
- the LOC103409775 gene encoding uncharacterized protein; protein product: MGNPEGEPSAFEGDYEPYQPQVEVEYELQADQQFQYQQVPETTSQDQNQQDQYQPTPQPPPSVPQNNYDPQAQAQPQSQQGVLQQLPPSQPQPVGFPPPQGPAQQNPYQTPTPQPAQFPPQSPQQFPPQNPQFHQQANYQQPRPAQFPPQPQNNMQTNPNPNPMYANVPNQPGAAYPPQGPQPMGMGNQRPPAQFPPQSPAQFPPQSPAQYPPQSPALYPPKSPTNYNEQYQKPAVQFSTQNQQYQQQQPNNGYAAQGVPIQPSPYQQNVGTEPWSSKLFDCMDDPMNALTTAFVPCLTFGQIAEVVDNGTSSCATSGLFYGLIAAFIGVPFIMSCTYRTKLRSKYNLIESPAPDWVTHLFCEPCALCQEYRELQVRGIDPSIGWIGNVQRNPSLQQPKVNMMMPPMNQNMSQY